The following DNA comes from Haloarchaeobius salinus.
TCGACAAGGCGTACCTCTACGGCGACGACCTGGTCAGGCTGAAGCTGCGCGACTACGACCGGGGTCGCGTCGAACTCATCCTGGAGGTCGGCGACGTGATGCGCGCCCACGTCGCCGCGCCGACGCACGTCCCCGACGCGCCCGGGCGGCCGCCGAACTTCGCGATGATGCTACGGAACCGGCTCTCGGGCGCGGACTTCGAGGGCGTCGAGCAGTACGAGTTCGACCGCATCCTCGAGTTCGAGTTCTCCCGCGAGGACGGCGACACGAAGATAATCGTCGAGCTGTTCGGCCACGGCAACGTCGCGGTCTGCGACGGGACGTACGAGGTCATCGACTGTCTGGACACAGTGCGACTCAAGTCCCGCACGGTCGCGCCGGGCTCGACCTACGGCTTCCCGGACTCCCGCATCAACCCCCTCACCGTGGACTACGAGGGGTTCGCCCACACGATGGACGACTCCGACACCGACGTGGTCCGCACGCTCGCCACCCAGCTGAACTGGGGCGGGCTCTGGGCCGAGGAGCTGTGCACCCGCGCCGGCGTCGAGAAGGTCCTCGACATCACCGAGGCCGGCGACGAGGAGTACGAACAGTTGTACGACGTGGTCCAGCGCCTCGCCGAGTCGCTCTCGTCGGCCGACCTCGACCCCCGGGTGTACTACGAGGTCGACGACGGGGACGACGAGGATGGCGAGGACTCCGGCGACGACGGTCCTCGAGGCGTCGTCGACGTGACGCCCGTCCCGCTGGAGGAGCACGAGATGGACGACTCGCTCGCCAGCGACGCCTACGAGACGTTCAACGGCGCGGTCGACGACTACTTCTACGAACTCGACCGGAGCGACGACGAGGAGAGCGAGCCGGTCGGCAACACCGGCCCGGACTTCGAGGAGCAGATCGCCAAGCACGAGCGCATCATCGAGCAGCAGGAGGGCGCGATTTCGGGCTTCGAGGAGCAGGCCGAGGAGGAGCGCGAGAAGGCCGAACTGCTGTACGGCAACTACGGGCTGGTCGACGAGGTCATCTCGACGGTCCGCTCGGCCCGCGAGGACGACGTGCCCTGGGACGACATCGCCGAGACGTTCGAGGCCGGCGCGGACCAGGGCATCCCGGAGGCCGAGGCGGTCGTCGACGTCGATGGCTCCGAAGGGACGGTGACGCTCGAACTCGACGGTACGCGCGTCGCGGTCGACGTGGCAGACGGCGTCGAGAAGAACGCCGACCGGCTCTACACCGAGGCCAAGCGCATCGAGGGCAAGAAGGAGGGTGCGATGGCGGCCATCGAGGACACCCGCGAGGAGCTCGCGGAGATCAAGGAGCGCAAGGCGGCCTACGAGGAGCGCGACGAGGACGACAGCGAAGACGAGGACGACGAGCACGAGGTCGACTGGCTCGCCCGCGCCGACATCCCGATCCGCCGCGACGAGAAGTGGTTCGAGCGGTTCCGCTGGTTCCACACGAGCACGGGCTACCTCGTCATCGGCGGCCGAGACGCCGACCAGAACGAGGAGCTCGTCAAGAAGTACGTCGAGGGCGGCGACAGGGTGTTCCACACGCAGGCCCACGGCGGCCCCGTCACCGTGCTGAAGGCGACGGACCCGAGCGAGCCCTCCCGCGAGGTCGACTTCGACGACGGGACCCTGCAGCAGGCCGCCCAGTTCGCCGTCACCTACTCCTCGGTCTGGAAGGACGGCCGGTACGCCGACGACGTCTACATGGTCGACGCCGACCAGGTGTCGAAGACGCCCGAGAGCGGCGAGTTCCTGGAGAAGGGCGGCTTCGCCATCCGCGGTGACCGGACCTACTTCCGGGACACGCCGGTCGGCTGTGCGGTCGGCATCCAGTGCGAGCCGTCGACCAGGGTAATCGGCGGCCCGCCGGCCGCAATCGAGGACCGCGTGGAGACGAGCATGCGCGTCGAGCCGGGTCGGTACGCCCAGGGCGACGTGGCCAAGCGCATCTACCGCGAGTTCCGCGAGCGGTTCAACGACACCTCCTTCGTCCGCAAGGTCGCCAGCCCGGACCGCATCCAGCACTTCCTGCCGCCGGGCGGGAGCCGCATCGTGGAGGAGTGATGGCGATGCGGGACGGGATTCGGAGGGGAAAGCGTGGTCGCTGAGGCGTTCCTCTACCCGTTCCGCGACGGGGCGGACCGGTCGGCCCTCGCCGTGCTGTTCGCCTGCGGGCTCGTGACCGCCATCTGCGGCCAGCTCGCCGTCGCGCTCTACCCGGCGACACCGTGGCTCGTCCCCGCGCTCGTCGCACCGCTCCCGCTCGTCGCCTGGGCGGGCTTCTGTCGACACGTCGTCGCGTCGACGGTCACCGACCGGGACGCCCCGCTGCCGTCGTTCGGGAGCGTGCGAGGCCGCTTTCGCGACGGGCTCCTGCTCATCGCCGTGACGGTGGCGTACCTCGCAGTCCCGGCTGGGATGTTGCTCATCACGGTGCGGGGCGCGACCCGGATCGACCCGGTGGCCATCACGCTCGAGACCGGGACGGTCGTCCTGCTCGGCTCGACGCTGACCATGTTCGTCGCCCTCGCCGTCGGCTACGTCTACCCCGCCGTCGTCGCCCGCCGGCTCGACCGCGCGGACGCGCCGCTGTTCCACCCGGGCGGGCTGCTCTACGTCATCCACAACCCCTCCTACCTCGTCGCCTGGGCGGCCGCGATGGTCGTCGCGTTCGTCGGCTTCGGCGTCTCCGGCCAGCTGTTCGGCGGCCGCGGCGTCCCGGGGCTGCTCGCCGGGCTCGTGGCGGTGTACGCGAGCGTCGTGGCTGCGAGGCTGGTCGGTATTGGGTACGTACGGGCCAGGTAGCCTGCGGAAGTTTACGAATATTGTAAACTTTCAGTGGCGACATCGAAGAATCAGCCGGGTGGCGCGCGGCTGGCGAGACTGCGCGACCGCAAGGGAGCGCGTCTCGCCGCACTCGCGCGAGGGATGAGCGAGGGAGCCTGCGACCGAGCGAAGAGGTTGGGGAGGTGTGAGGTGCGGTGCTGTGCGGTGGGCGGGACTGAAAGGGGCCGCTGCTCGACGAACCCGGACGAAGCAAGGACCGCAGGAACGAGGACCACAGCGAGTTCTCCGCGAGCCTGCGAGCGGAGAGCAGCGAGACGACGGAGGAGTCTCGCCAATCCCGGGAGTCGAGCAGCCGGGGGCTTTCTGGCTGTTCGTGGAGAGAGATTCAGATGAGTAAGCTGCTGTCGAGGTATCATCAGTCGCTTCACGACCACTGCAGATGCATCCACCAAACCACACCGAAAGGAAAGGCATGTAGCCCCGGACACCCGATGCGACCGTATGCAGGTGAAGAGCCGGGTCCGCGTCGAGGGCGGTCGCGAGCGCATCACGCTCGTCCCCGAGAGCCTCGACGACCTCTGGCACCTCCAGTACGTCCTCGAGCCCGGCGACCTCGTCGCCGGCGACACCACCCGCCGCATCCAGCGCGACGACGAGGAGCTGCGCGACACGGGCGGCGAACGCGAGCACATGCACGTCACCATCGGCGTGGAGGAGGTGGAGTTCCACAAGTTCGCGAACCGGCTGCGCGTCTCGGGGACCATCGAGGACTGCTCCAGGGAGGACCAGCTGGGGCTGCACCACACGCTGAACGTGGAGGACCACGACGAGATCGAGGTCACGAAGCACTGGAAGCCGGACCAGCTCGAACGCCTCGAGGAAGCCGAAGAATCCGCGGACAACCCGGACGTGGTCATCGCGACGGTCGAGGAGGGCGAGGCGCACATCCACACGGTCACGCAGTACGGCACGGAGTCGCGGGGCACCTTCACGGGGACGACCGGCAAGGGCGAGTACGCCCGCGGTCGCGGCGAGCTCTTCGCCGAGCTCGCGACCGCGCTGGCACGGATGGACGCCGACGCGTTCATACTCGCGGGGCCGGGCTTCACGAAGCAGGACGCCTACGACCACATCGAGAAGAACCATCCCGAGGTTGCGGAGAAGATGACCGTCGTGGACACCGCCTCCGTGGGCGACCGCGGGGTCCACGAGGTGCTGAAACGGGGTGCCGTCGAGGACGTCCAGCGCGAGACGCGCATCGCGGCCGAGGCGGACGCCATCGACGAGCTGATGGAGCGCATCGCCACGGGTCACGAGGCAGCGTACGGGCTGGAGCAGGTCCAGAAGGCGGCGGAGTACGGTGCCATCGACGAGCTGCTGATCCTGGACGAGAAGCTGCGCGAGGAGCGCGGCCCCGACGGCGAGTGGGTCCTCGACGTCAACGACCTCATCACCGACGTCGAGCGCAAAGGCGGCGAGATCACGGTGTTCTCGAGCGAGTTCGACCCCGGCCGACAGCTCCGGAACCTCGGCGGTATCGCGGCGCTGCTGCGGTATCGACTGGAGTGACGCCTACACGGTTTGGTGTCGGTTACTGGGACGTGGCGGAGAGAGTTCCGGCTGCGGCGTCGAGCCGCCGGTAGCACGGACTGCCGAGACGACGACCTCCGCAACTCGTCGGTTCCGTTCCCCTCTCTCCCCCTGTCCGTCGACACGCGGACCGGACGGCCGTACACCCCGGCCGTCCGCTCCCGGTTCCGCCTATCGGTCGACCGGCGAGATGGTCGTCTCGACCAGCTGGACCAGCACCTCCGCGAATCCGGTTCCGGCGCTCCAGAACGCGGTCTCGCGGTTGATGCCCGGCAGCTCCTCGTCGTCGCCGAGCACGCTCAACAGCAGGATGTCGTCGTCGCCGAGCAGCGCACGACCTGTGTGCTCGTCGTTGACGTGGGTATCGGTCAGCGGTTCGACCGCCTCGATGCCCGGGTGGTCGTCGTACAGCGCCCGGACCGCGGGGTCCTCGCTGAAGACGACGACGGCGAGCCCGTCGTCGGCGCGCTCTCGCAGCGCGGTGTCGATGTCATCGCCGACGAGTTCGGGGGACCGCGCGGCGAACAGGATGGAGTCCTCGGCGCGCCGGATGAGGTCGGCGGCACGGTCGGCGATCCGGTCGTGCCCCCGGACCATCCAGATGTCCTCCTGCTCCTCCTCCTCGTCGCGGCCGAACTCCTCGCGGACCGTCTCGACGTAGTCGAACGCCCGGTTGGACTCCTGCTCGAAGCGTTCCCGGAGCGTCGAGCGGGCCTCGTCGATGCTGACCGCACGGTACTGGATGGGGCTGGACTGCTGCACCTCCACGAGCCCGCGGTCCTCGAGGCTCTCGGTGACGCTGTACACCTGCGAGCGCGGCACGTCGGTCACGCGCGAGACGTCCCGGGCGGTGCCGGTGCCGAGCTTGTGCAGGGCGATGAACACCTTGGCCTCGTAGCTGGTGAGGCCGAGGCGTTCCATCGACTCGATGGCGTCGTCCTCGTCGGCGGTCATCGGTCGTCCCCCGCCAGCCAGCGGTCGTACAGCGATTCGAGCTCCTCGCTGGTGAGTTCGCCCTCGCTCGCGAGCTCGCTGGCGCGGTCGAGCGTCTCCCGCGTCACGGGGCCGGACAGGGCCTCACGCAGGAACGGCGTCGTCACCGTCAGTGCGTCGGGGCCGTCGAAGGTGGCCTCGCCCGCGGCCGAGGAGAGCGTCGCGTCGAACGCGAGCTCCTCGCCGGCGGTCGCGTCGGTCGGGACGGCCGCCTCGTAGGCGAGTGTCACGTCGGCCGGCTCGTCGAACTCCCAGGCCACGTACAGCCTGCGGCCGACCATCGAGTACGAGGTCGGCTTCGGCGAGAGCGTCGTGACGCGCCCGCCGGTGCCGGGCACCGTCTCGGAGAGGACGACACGGCCATCGACGTCCTCGACCGAGAGGGTGACCTGGAACGTCGCGCCGGGCTCGGGTCGCTCGTCGGAGACGGTTCGGGTCGCCGTCGGGGTGTCGTCGGTGGTGGCGACCGCGGCCGCGCCGGCCGCGCCCGCGCTCCCGACGGCGGTGGGTTCGGTCGTCTCCGCAGTCGTCTCGTCCGTCGTGGCCGCCTCGGCGTCCGTGACTGCGGTGGCGTCGGCAGCCGTGTCGGCCTCGGTCACGTCTTGCAGGTCGCTCCCGCCGCCGAGGTCGAGGTCGTCCGACGGGACGGCGTCCGCGGACGCGGCCGCCCGGGTATCGCTCGACGAACCGGCGGCGGACCCCGGCTGGGGTGCTGCGGGCTCGTCGTTCGTCGTGTCGTGGGCCGCGGGAACGGGGGCGTCCGTCGTCGCCGTCGTCTCCACGGTGGTCGGGTCGTCGGCCCCGCCGTTGGCGGCGGGCACGGCGTCGCCACCGTCGTCGAACATCGACCCGACCTCGTCGGGGCCGAGGTAGCGGTGCCAGACGACGAGCAGGCTCGGCAGCACCAGCACGCTCGCGAGGAACGCGTAGATGATGGTGAGCGCGGTGATGACGCCGAACTGCTGGAGTGCCGGGAAGATGGCGAAGCTGAGCACCCCGAAGCCGCCGACGGTCGTCGCGGCCGAGCCGAGCAGCGCGCCGCCGGTCCCGGTGATGGTGGTGCGCATGGCCTCCCACTGGTCCGCGCGGCGGCCGAGCTCGAGGTTGAACCGCTCGGAGACGTGGATGCTGTAGGCGACCCCGAGCCCGACGGTCAGGCTGGTGATCATCCCGGTCAGCACGTTGAACGGCATCCCGATGAGGTACATCGTCCCCAGGATCCACGTCACCGAGAGGGCGACGGGGAGCAGGGTGACGATACCCAGCGTCGCGCTCCCCTCGGTGATGCGGTAGGCGATCATGAGGAACGCGAACACGGCGACGAGCGTGATGACGAGGCTCTGGATGACGGTGTCGAGCAGCTGCTGCTGGATGACCTCGTTGACGACCGGCGAGCCGGTCGCGATGGCGGTCACCGAGTTGCCGCCGTCCTCGATGGCGGTCGCGATGGCGCGCATCTCCTCGGTCTGTTCGGAGGTCGTCGTCCCGCCGTCGGTGGGCACGACGAGCCGCATCGCCACGTAGTCGCCGCCCTCGGTCCGGTAGAGCACGTCCGCGGCCTGCTGCGGGGCGACCTCGAACAGCCGGTCGTACAGCGCCGTGACGTTCTCCTCGGGCACGCCGTCCGGGCCGAGCGACGCCTGGTAGCTCTCGTTGAAGCTCTCGTTCTCGGCGGCGACCGTCTCCATGACCGTCAGCGGCGAACGGTAGGCGACCTCACCACTCGCGCCGACGAACGGCGTCTGGTAGGTGTCCTCGTCGCCGAGGAGCTCCTGTTGCTCGTGCAACGCCTGCAACGTGGCGGGGTCGTCGATACCGCTCCCGTCCCCGCCGGCCTTCATCAACACCTGCGCCTGCGAGTCGTCGCGCTGGAAGTTGTCGTTGACGTAGTCGAGGTTGGACTTGGCGGTGTACTCGCCGGGCGCGAGCGGCTCGGGCAGGTCGTACATCCAGTTCGGCGGCTCGTCCGCGATGAAGTCCTCGTTCGCGAACGAGGTGTCGACCTGCGTCGCGCCCGCAGCGCCCCCGACGGAGAGCAACAGGGCGACCAGGATGACCGCGACGGGAGCCTTCTTCGCGAGCGTCGAGCCGACCGCGAGGAGCTCGCTGAAGCGACCGCCACCGGTCCCGAACGCGCGCTTCCTGCGGTCCCAGCCGAGGCGGTCCTCGAAGAAGCTGTCGAACTCCACCTTCAGCGCGGGGACGAACGCGCCGAAGACGACGAGCGCGGCGACGATACCGAACGAGGAGACGACGCCGAAGTCCTGGATGGGCGCGAGCGGGCTCGTGAGGTTCGAGAGGAACCCGATGACCGTCGTCGCGGTCACCCAGACGAGGGCGACGCCGACGCCGGCGAGCGCGTAGCTCATCGAGCCGCGTACGTCGCTCGGCGTTTCGTCGTCGAGGCGCTCCTCGCGCTGGCGCATGAAGATGTGGATCGCGTAGTCGATGGAGAGCCCGATGAGCAACACCGGGACCGCGATCATGATCTGGTTGAACGAGATGTCGGCGTAGCCCATGAACCCGAACGTCCACGTCAGCACCACGCCGATGCCGAACAGCCCGAGCGCGATGTCGAGCGCGTCACGGTACGCGATGGTGAGCGTGATGAGGACGAAGAGGATGGCGAGCGGGCCGACGATGGCCAGCGAGTCCTCCATCGACATGTTGATCTCGTTCGAGATGATGCCGAAGCCGAAGACGAGGTAGTCCTCGCCCGAGTTCACGTCCTGGGCGTACTCCTGCATCTCCAGCTGGGCGTCGATGGTGACGTCCTCGACGGCGGCACCGCCGCCGACGTCGCTGCTGGACTGGGCGACCTGCTGGATGATCATCGTCCGCGCGCTGGCCTCCGTGGAGCCGGGCGTGTAGCTCTTCTCCATCAGCCCGACGGCCTGCCCGGCGAACGGCGAGTCGCCGTTCTCACCGTCGCCATCGCCCAGGACGGTGGTGAGCACGGAGTCGAGCTCCGAGGCGTTCATCGATTCGAGCTGTTCGCGCTGCTCTGCGAGCGTCGGCGTCGAGGCGTTCTGGAGCGCGGCCTGCTGCTCCTGGAACGCCGCGAAGTCCTCCTCCAGGGCCGCGCCGCGCTCCTCCAGGGACTCCCGCTGGTCCTGGAGTTCGGCGGCGCGCTGCTGGAGCGCCGCGCCCTGGTCCTCGAGGGCGTCGTACTGGCCCTGCAGGACGCCGACGGTCCCGAGCTGGTACGCCTGCTCGATCTCGGACTGGCTCGTCGCGTTCCGGACGTCCTCGCCGGCCTGCTCGAAGACTGCGTACTGCGTCGCGTTCAGGGTG
Coding sequences within:
- the rqcH gene encoding ribosome rescue protein RqcH, coding for MEPKRELTSVDLAALVSELNAYKGAKLDKAYLYGDDLVRLKLRDYDRGRVELILEVGDVMRAHVAAPTHVPDAPGRPPNFAMMLRNRLSGADFEGVEQYEFDRILEFEFSREDGDTKIIVELFGHGNVAVCDGTYEVIDCLDTVRLKSRTVAPGSTYGFPDSRINPLTVDYEGFAHTMDDSDTDVVRTLATQLNWGGLWAEELCTRAGVEKVLDITEAGDEEYEQLYDVVQRLAESLSSADLDPRVYYEVDDGDDEDGEDSGDDGPRGVVDVTPVPLEEHEMDDSLASDAYETFNGAVDDYFYELDRSDDEESEPVGNTGPDFEEQIAKHERIIEQQEGAISGFEEQAEEEREKAELLYGNYGLVDEVISTVRSAREDDVPWDDIAETFEAGADQGIPEAEAVVDVDGSEGTVTLELDGTRVAVDVADGVEKNADRLYTEAKRIEGKKEGAMAAIEDTREELAEIKERKAAYEERDEDDSEDEDDEHEVDWLARADIPIRRDEKWFERFRWFHTSTGYLVIGGRDADQNEELVKKYVEGGDRVFHTQAHGGPVTVLKATDPSEPSREVDFDDGTLQQAAQFAVTYSSVWKDGRYADDVYMVDADQVSKTPESGEFLEKGGFAIRGDRTYFRDTPVGCAVGIQCEPSTRVIGGPPAAIEDRVETSMRVEPGRYAQGDVAKRIYREFRERFNDTSFVRKVASPDRIQHFLPPGGSRIVEE
- a CDS encoding DUF4013 domain-containing protein translates to MVAEAFLYPFRDGADRSALAVLFACGLVTAICGQLAVALYPATPWLVPALVAPLPLVAWAGFCRHVVASTVTDRDAPLPSFGSVRGRFRDGLLLIAVTVAYLAVPAGMLLITVRGATRIDPVAITLETGTVVLLGSTLTMFVALAVGYVYPAVVARRLDRADAPLFHPGGLLYVIHNPSYLVAWAAAMVVAFVGFGVSGQLFGGRGVPGLLAGLVAVYASVVAARLVGIGYVRAR
- a CDS encoding mRNA surveillance protein pelota, which codes for MQVKSRVRVEGGRERITLVPESLDDLWHLQYVLEPGDLVAGDTTRRIQRDDEELRDTGGEREHMHVTIGVEEVEFHKFANRLRVSGTIEDCSREDQLGLHHTLNVEDHDEIEVTKHWKPDQLERLEEAEESADNPDVVIATVEEGEAHIHTVTQYGTESRGTFTGTTGKGEYARGRGELFAELATALARMDADAFILAGPGFTKQDAYDHIEKNHPEVAEKMTVVDTASVGDRGVHEVLKRGAVEDVQRETRIAAEADAIDELMERIATGHEAAYGLEQVQKAAEYGAIDELLILDEKLREERGPDGEWVLDVNDLITDVERKGGEITVFSSEFDPGRQLRNLGGIAALLRYRLE
- a CDS encoding TrmB family transcriptional regulator; this encodes MTADEDDAIESMERLGLTSYEAKVFIALHKLGTGTARDVSRVTDVPRSQVYSVTESLEDRGLVEVQQSSPIQYRAVSIDEARSTLRERFEQESNRAFDYVETVREEFGRDEEEEQEDIWMVRGHDRIADRAADLIRRAEDSILFAARSPELVGDDIDTALRERADDGLAVVVFSEDPAVRALYDDHPGIEAVEPLTDTHVNDEHTGRALLGDDDILLLSVLGDDEELPGINRETAFWSAGTGFAEVLVQLVETTISPVDR
- a CDS encoding MMPL family transporter, translating into MKALRRLTDGVTSYSKVIIAVMLVMTVVLGAGAGSVSSQSDLGQFQSDTPEDAAQSFITNNFTAGDQQTQSAQVIVRSENGNVLSKESLLRSIEFQQTLRDDESINGTLVEDQPITGVSNIVAIAAIQQERISELEAQGAALQQRQDRLEEDQTELEDAFEQLETDRAALQQRSDDLNATADQLQAALNVVQRNPNASIRTQWEGVEPNGSVTLNATQYAVFEQAGEDVRNATSQSEIEQAYQLGTVGVLQGQYDALEDQGAALQQRAAELQDQRESLEERGAALEEDFAAFQEQQAALQNASTPTLAEQREQLESMNASELDSVLTTVLGDGDGENGDSPFAGQAVGLMEKSYTPGSTEASARTMIIQQVAQSSSDVGGGAAVEDVTIDAQLEMQEYAQDVNSGEDYLVFGFGIISNEINMSMEDSLAIVGPLAILFVLITLTIAYRDALDIALGLFGIGVVLTWTFGFMGYADISFNQIMIAVPVLLIGLSIDYAIHIFMRQREERLDDETPSDVRGSMSYALAGVGVALVWVTATTVIGFLSNLTSPLAPIQDFGVVSSFGIVAALVVFGAFVPALKVEFDSFFEDRLGWDRRKRAFGTGGGRFSELLAVGSTLAKKAPVAVILVALLLSVGGAAGATQVDTSFANEDFIADEPPNWMYDLPEPLAPGEYTAKSNLDYVNDNFQRDDSQAQVLMKAGGDGSGIDDPATLQALHEQQELLGDEDTYQTPFVGASGEVAYRSPLTVMETVAAENESFNESYQASLGPDGVPEENVTALYDRLFEVAPQQAADVLYRTEGGDYVAMRLVVPTDGGTTTSEQTEEMRAIATAIEDGGNSVTAIATGSPVVNEVIQQQLLDTVIQSLVITLVAVFAFLMIAYRITEGSATLGIVTLLPVALSVTWILGTMYLIGMPFNVLTGMITSLTVGLGVAYSIHVSERFNLELGRRADQWEAMRTTITGTGGALLGSAATTVGGFGVLSFAIFPALQQFGVITALTIIYAFLASVLVLPSLLVVWHRYLGPDEVGSMFDDGGDAVPAANGGADDPTTVETTATTDAPVPAAHDTTNDEPAAPQPGSAAGSSSDTRAAASADAVPSDDLDLGGGSDLQDVTEADTAADATAVTDAEAATTDETTAETTEPTAVGSAGAAGAAAVATTDDTPTATRTVSDERPEPGATFQVTLSVEDVDGRVVLSETVPGTGGRVTTLSPKPTSYSMVGRRLYVAWEFDEPADVTLAYEAAVPTDATAGEELAFDATLSSAAGEATFDGPDALTVTTPFLREALSGPVTRETLDRASELASEGELTSEELESLYDRWLAGDDR